In a single window of the Acinetobacter sp. CS-2 genome:
- a CDS encoding addiction module antidote protein, whose translation MAIKLRKWDSAEHLKTEDDMQAYLQACIEESNGDAAFIAKALGNIAKAKGMAQLSRDTGLGRESLYKALSGDVNPSFDTVIKVVKALNLRLAI comes from the coding sequence ATGGCTATTAAACTTCGCAAATGGGACAGTGCTGAGCATCTTAAAACAGAGGATGATATGCAGGCTTACTTACAAGCATGTATTGAAGAATCTAATGGCGATGCCGCATTCATTGCAAAGGCTTTAGGTAACATTGCAAAAGCTAAAGGAATGGCTCAATTATCACGAGATACAGGCTTAGGCCGAGAAAGTCTTTACAAAGCACTTTCTGGTGATGTTAACCCTAGTTTTGATACTGTGATTAAAGTTGTAAAAGCACTGAATTTACGCTTAGCAATTTAA
- a CDS encoding BrnA antitoxin family protein produces MSMVRYSRKELNEKFGEKQDAEIQRLLAKGTVPDDQLDLSDIPEITDWSSAVRQNQFYRPVKQQTSIRLDADVLAWFKAQGKGYQTRMNEILRDAMLKELKNHQ; encoded by the coding sequence ATGAGCATGGTTAGATACTCACGCAAAGAGCTGAATGAGAAATTTGGTGAGAAGCAAGATGCTGAAATTCAACGCTTGCTTGCTAAAGGCACGGTTCCTGATGATCAGCTAGATCTATCAGATATTCCTGAAATTACCGATTGGAGCAGTGCTGTACGCCAAAATCAATTTTACCGCCCAGTGAAGCAACAAACTTCAATTCGGTTAGATGCTGATGTACTTGCTTGGTTCAAAGCACAAGGCAAAGGTTATCAAACACGAATGAATGAAATTTTACGGGATGCTATGCTGAAAGAATTAAAAAATCATCAATAA
- a CDS encoding type II toxin-antitoxin system RelE/ParE family toxin — MLFIETSIFTKQIKDLVSDEEYRQLQQDLLVQPDRGDLIKNGGGIRKVRCAQGNKGKSGGIRVIYYWVTEDDQIFFLVAYPKSVKDNLTDKETAILRQLVKEQFHG, encoded by the coding sequence ATGTTATTTATTGAAACCAGCATCTTTACCAAGCAAATTAAAGACCTTGTATCTGATGAGGAATATCGTCAACTTCAGCAAGATCTTTTGGTACAGCCTGATAGAGGTGATCTAATCAAGAATGGCGGTGGTATTCGCAAAGTACGTTGTGCTCAAGGTAACAAAGGGAAAAGTGGTGGGATACGGGTGATTTATTATTGGGTCACCGAGGATGATCAGATCTTTTTCTTAGTGGCTTATCCAAAATCAGTAAAAGATAATTTAACAGATAAGGAAACTGCCATTCTGCGCCAACTCGTGAAGGAGCAATTTCATGGATAA
- a CDS encoding Mph(E) family macrolide 2'-phosphotransferase codes for MTIQDIQSLAEAHGLLLTDKMNFNEMGIDFKVVFALDTKGQQWLLRIPRRDGMREQIKKEKRILELVKKHLSVEVPDWRISSTELVAYPILKDNPVLNLDAETYEIIWNMDKDSPKYITSLAKTLFEIHSIPEKEVRENDLKIMKPSDLRPEIANNLQLVKSEIGISEQLETRYRKWLDNDVLWADFTQFIHGDLYAGHVLASKDGAVSGVIDWSTAHIDDPAIDFAGHVTLFGEESLKTLIIEYEKLGGKVWNKLYEQTLERAAASPLMYGLFALETQNESLIVGAKAQLGVI; via the coding sequence ATGACAATTCAAGATATTCAATCACTTGCTGAAGCACACGGCTTGTTGCTTACGGACAAAATGAATTTCAATGAAATGGGCATTGATTTTAAGGTCGTTTTTGCTCTTGATACAAAGGGGCAACAATGGTTGCTGCGTATTCCTCGTCGTGATGGCATGAGGGAACAAATCAAGAAAGAAAAACGCATTTTAGAATTGGTAAAAAAACATCTTTCTGTAGAGGTTCCTGATTGGAGAATTTCATCTACAGAATTAGTGGCTTATCCCATACTTAAAGATAATCCTGTTTTAAATTTGGATGCTGAAACCTATGAAATAATTTGGAATATGGACAAAGATAGCCCGAAATACATAACATCTTTGGCAAAAACCTTATTTGAAATCCATAGTATTCCTGAAAAAGAAGTTCGGGAAAATGATTTGAAAATTATGAAACCTTCAGATTTAAGACCTGAAATAGCAAACAATTTGCAGTTAGTAAAATCTGAAATTGGTATAAGTGAGCAATTGGAAACCCGCTACAGAAAATGGTTGGATAATGATGTTCTATGGGCAGATTTCACCCAATTTATACATGGCGATTTATATGCTGGGCATGTACTAGCTTCAAAGGATGGAGCTGTTTCAGGCGTTATTGATTGGTCAACAGCCCATATAGATGACCCAGCGATTGATTTTGCTGGGCATGTAACTTTGTTTGGAGAAGAAAGCCTCAAAACTCTAATCATCGAGTATGAAAAACTAGGGGGTAAAGTTTGGAATAAACTATATGAACAGACTTTAGAAAGAGCAGCGGCCTCTCCTTTGATGTATGGTTTATTTGCCTTAGAAACTCAAAATGAAAGCCTTATCGTTGGAGCAAAAGCTCAGTTGGGAGTTATATAA
- a CDS encoding LysR family transcriptional regulator — MRRTNHRNLVNVGILSGRIPLISLVQFIAVAEHLNFRHAAKALGISQSSVSARVKALEDNLGVLLFERHARGVRLTDAGRHFMERVTAGVDQLDHAVKTAGMTAQGEYGRLRIGIHALIPRSFLTELIRHYREEHTGIEVEITEGTARDAVMQLRADQLDVVFVAGKPEMPDCHTRPIWTEPLVAVLSDGHRLAGQSAITWSDLVGETFIVRYGGTGPQVHDHIVLRLAGRWPAPSIRRFDVGRDTLLSALLQITTNGKLKTVLAKGAAYESFPWSAFSGRNHSLGCALVL; from the coding sequence ATGCGGCGCACTAACCATCGAAACCTCGTGAATGTCGGTATCCTGTCTGGCAGGATACCGCTCATTTCCCTTGTTCAGTTCATCGCCGTCGCCGAGCATCTGAATTTTCGGCATGCGGCCAAGGCACTTGGTATCAGCCAGTCGAGCGTCAGCGCGCGTGTGAAAGCGCTGGAGGATAACCTTGGTGTCCTGCTATTTGAGCGCCATGCGCGGGGCGTTCGGCTAACAGACGCAGGCAGGCACTTCATGGAGCGTGTCACGGCGGGTGTCGATCAACTCGATCACGCAGTGAAGACCGCAGGCATGACAGCTCAAGGAGAATACGGCCGGCTTCGCATCGGCATCCATGCCTTAATCCCACGCAGCTTTCTCACGGAGCTGATCCGTCATTATCGGGAAGAACATACGGGCATTGAGGTTGAGATCACCGAAGGCACAGCCCGCGATGCGGTGATGCAGCTTCGTGCTGACCAGCTCGACGTGGTGTTCGTCGCGGGCAAGCCCGAGATGCCCGACTGCCATACCCGACCGATCTGGACCGAACCGCTGGTGGCCGTGCTATCGGATGGGCATCGCCTCGCCGGGCAGTCCGCAATCACTTGGTCCGATCTGGTCGGCGAGACTTTCATTGTTCGCTATGGTGGCACCGGCCCGCAGGTCCATGACCATATCGTGCTGCGCCTTGCCGGGCGTTGGCCCGCACCGTCGATCCGGCGCTTTGATGTGGGGCGCGACACGCTGCTATCGGCACTGTTGCAAATAACCACGAATGGTAAGCTGAAGACTGTTTTAGCTAAAGGTGCAGCATATGAATCCTTTCCATGGTCGGCATTTTCAGGGCGAAATCATTCTTTGGGCTGTGCGCTGGTATTGTAA
- a CDS encoding IS6-like element IS1006 family transposase → MNPFHGRHFQGEIILWAVRWYCKYGISYRELQEMLAERGVNVDHTTIYRWVQRYAPEIEKRLRWYWRNPTDLSSWHIDETYVKVNGRWSYLYRAVDQRGDTIDFYLSSRRNTKSAYCFLGKILNNVKKWQIPQVINTDKAPTYGRALSRLKREGKCPPDLEHRQIKFKNNVIECDHGKLKRIIRATLGFKSMKTAYATIKGIEVMRALRKGQASSFYYGQPQGEVCLINRVFGL, encoded by the coding sequence ATGAATCCTTTCCATGGTCGGCATTTTCAGGGCGAAATCATTCTTTGGGCTGTGCGCTGGTATTGTAAATATGGCATTAGCTATCGTGAACTGCAGGAAATGCTGGCCGAACGGGGTGTGAATGTTGATCACACGACTATTTACCGTTGGGTTCAACGTTATGCTCCTGAAATAGAAAAACGTTTACGCTGGTATTGGCGTAATCCTACAGATCTGAGCTCGTGGCATATTGATGAAACCTATGTAAAAGTGAATGGACGATGGTCTTATCTGTATCGTGCAGTCGATCAACGTGGCGATACCATTGATTTTTATCTTTCTTCTAGACGTAATACCAAATCAGCATATTGTTTTCTTGGAAAAATTTTAAATAATGTGAAGAAGTGGCAAATTCCACAAGTGATCAACACGGATAAAGCACCCACATATGGACGTGCTTTATCACGGTTAAAACGGGAAGGTAAATGTCCACCAGACCTTGAGCACAGGCAGATTAAGTTTAAAAATAACGTGATTGAATGTGATCATGGCAAGCTAAAGCGGATCATCAGGGCCACATTAGGATTCAAATCTATGAAGACGGCTTATGCCACAATTAAAGGTATTGAAGTCATGCGTGCACTACGTAAAGGACAAGCATCGTCATTTTATTATGGTCAGCCTCAGGGTGAAGTGTGTCTAATCAACAGGGTTTTCGGTCTCTAA
- a CDS encoding SMI1/KNR4 family protein, with protein MQNKLDNIIQELKELSGNSRLNIELPDDIFISAYERKIGFIFPKDYKKVLKEISNIFYGTIELASLTDEKECYRGLSQILNDAREQGLPEDWLPICEDNGSYYCLSPNHKIRYWTADGYSDEQWEDLADWIKQVWIDGN; from the coding sequence ATGCAAAATAAGCTTGATAACATTATTCAAGAATTAAAAGAACTATCTGGGAATAGTCGTCTAAACATAGAACTACCTGATGATATTTTCATATCTGCTTATGAACGAAAAATAGGTTTTATTTTTCCAAAAGATTATAAAAAAGTTTTGAAAGAGATTAGCAATATCTTTTATGGAACAATTGAATTAGCGTCTCTTACAGATGAGAAAGAATGCTATCGAGGGCTATCTCAGATATTAAATGATGCTAGGGAGCAAGGTCTGCCAGAAGATTGGCTACCTATTTGTGAAGATAATGGTAGTTATTATTGCCTATCTCCTAATCATAAAATTAGATATTGGACAGCAGATGGATATAGCGATGAGCAGTGGGAAGATTTAGCAGATTGGATCAAGCAAGTTTGGATAGATGGAAATTAA
- a CDS encoding BrnT family toxin, protein MEQYFEWDEAKNRKNQKKHDISFETASLVFEDPLRISIQDRHTDGEERWQTIGRVKGVLMLLVAHTIFDEDDCEIIRIISARQVTKAERNKYEHG, encoded by the coding sequence ATGGAACAGTATTTTGAATGGGATGAGGCTAAGAATCGAAAGAATCAGAAAAAGCATGATATCTCTTTCGAAACTGCAAGCCTTGTTTTTGAAGATCCATTACGGATCTCAATCCAAGACAGACATACCGATGGTGAAGAACGTTGGCAAACCATTGGACGAGTTAAAGGCGTACTAATGTTATTGGTGGCTCACACCATTTTTGATGAAGATGACTGTGAAATCATACGAATCATTAGTGCAAGGCAAGTGACTAAAGCGGAGCGAAACAAATATGAGCATGGTTAG
- the nadS gene encoding NadS family protein, producing the protein MDNNLFDDLVASIKEAGAIKRKEVKASRVTELELPDIKEVREKTGLSQNEFAARLHISPRTLQNWEQGRRYPTGPAATLIRILDAHPSLI; encoded by the coding sequence ATGGATAACAACTTATTTGATGACTTGGTTGCTTCAATCAAAGAAGCTGGAGCTATCAAACGTAAAGAAGTTAAAGCAAGCCGAGTTACAGAACTCGAATTGCCTGATATTAAAGAAGTACGTGAAAAAACTGGCTTGAGCCAAAATGAATTTGCTGCACGTCTACATATTAGCCCCCGTACCCTGCAAAATTGGGAACAGGGACGACGCTATCCAACTGGACCAGCAGCTACATTGATTCGAATTTTAGATGCTCACCCAAGCCTTATTTGA
- a CDS encoding type II toxin-antitoxin system RelE/ParE family toxin, with protein MYSIYTTEVFDDWFTKLKDQQAKRRIQVRIDRVEDGNFGDTEPVGEGVSELRFFFGPGYRIYYCKQGQRVVILLAGGDKSTQSKDIKLALQLAQDLEEEL; from the coding sequence ATGTACTCAATATATACCACTGAAGTCTTTGATGACTGGTTCACCAAGTTAAAAGACCAGCAGGCAAAAAGACGCATACAAGTCCGAATTGATCGGGTTGAAGATGGAAACTTTGGAGATACTGAGCCGGTCGGTGAAGGTGTTTCTGAATTACGTTTCTTCTTTGGGCCAGGCTATAGGATTTATTACTGCAAGCAAGGGCAAAGGGTTGTTATTCTCTTAGCAGGCGGAGATAAGTCTACGCAAAGTAAAGATATAAAACTTGCCCTGCAATTGGCACAAGATTTAGAGGAGGAGCTATAA
- a CDS encoding IS3-like element ISAba22 family transposase (programmed frameshift), with product MSKKHKTYTTEFKAEAIKLIEANQGNVSETARQLSISMQTLSNWNTKAKAGTLAGTKQYSPDLNALLEENKKLKQQLKIAEMEREFFKKGSSVLCQRKSVRYAYMKQKRYSFPITLMARLLHVSVSCFYDWLKRGVSKRTIQRNQQTILVKIAHEETRQSYGYIRLTKYLQAQGIKMSMYAVRQIKALNHLYCKRHKRFKRTTNSDHNRAIYENLLEQQFSMTRPNQAWSSDITYIWTVEGWLYLAAVKDLYTKQVVGYSLNVRMTAQLVCNALNMAIHNQKPTKELIVHSDRGSQYCSHEYRNILEQYGFQGSMSKRGDCYDNAPIESFWGILKNELVHHYNYQTREEAKADIIKYIELFYNHRRIQKGLGFKTPNQMAEDFYKLAA from the exons ATGAGCAAGAAACACAAGACTTACACCACAGAATTTAAAGCTGAAGCCATCAAATTAATTGAAGCCAATCAAGGCAATGTCTCGGAAACAGCTAGACAACTTAGCATTTCAATGCAAACTCTTTCAAATTGGAATACCAAAGCAAAGGCTGGAACTTTAGCAGGTACAAAACAGTATTCACCTGATCTAAACGCTCTACTCGAAGAAAATAAAAAACTCAAACAACAGCTCAAAATAGCTGAAATGGAACGTGAATTTT TTAAAAAAGGCAGCAGCGTACTTTGCCAAAGAAAGTCAGTAAGGTACGCCTATATGAAACAAAAAAGATATTCTTTTCCAATTACCTTAATGGCTCGATTACTTCATGTTTCAGTTTCATGTTTTTATGATTGGCTCAAGAGAGGCGTGAGCAAAAGAACGATTCAACGAAATCAACAGACGATATTGGTGAAAATAGCCCATGAGGAGACAAGGCAGAGCTATGGTTATATTCGATTAACCAAATACTTACAAGCTCAGGGCATAAAAATGAGTATGTACGCTGTACGTCAGATAAAAGCGCTGAACCACCTGTATTGTAAGCGACACAAGCGTTTTAAAAGGACTACGAATAGTGACCATAATCGAGCGATCTATGAAAACCTGCTGGAGCAACAATTCTCAATGACTAGACCAAATCAAGCATGGTCAAGTGATATTACGTACATATGGACTGTTGAAGGATGGCTGTACTTAGCAGCGGTAAAAGACCTTTACACGAAACAAGTGGTTGGCTATAGCTTAAATGTGCGCATGACAGCACAGCTTGTTTGTAATGCGCTAAATATGGCTATTCACAATCAAAAACCAACCAAAGAACTGATTGTGCATTCAGACAGAGGAAGTCAATATTGCAGCCATGAATATCGAAATATACTTGAGCAATATGGTTTTCAAGGTTCAATGAGCAAGCGCGGAGACTGTTACGATAATGCACCGATTGAAAGCTTTTGGGGAATACTGAAAAATGAGTTAGTGCATCATTACAACTATCAAACCAGAGAAGAAGCCAAAGCAGATATTATAAAATACATTGAATTATTTTATAATCATCGAAGAATTCAAAAGGGTTTGGGTTTTAAGACACCAAATCAAATGGCCGAAGACTTTTATAAGTTGGCTGCCTAG
- the floR gene encoding chloramphenicol/florfenicol efflux MFS transporter FloR, with translation MTTTRPAWAYTLPAALLLMAPFDILASLAMDIYLPVVPAMPGILNTTPAMIQLTLSLYMVMLGVGQVIFGPLSDRIGRRPILLAGATAFVIASLGAAWSSTAPAFVAFRLLQAVGASAMLVATFATVRDVYANRPEGVVIYGLFSSMLAFVPALGPIAGALIGEFLGWQAIFITLAILAMLALLNAGFRWHETRPLDQVKTRRSVLPIFASPAFWVYTVGFSAGMGTFFVFFSTAPRVLIGQAEYSEIGFSFAFATVALVMIVTTRFAKSFVARWGIAGCVARGMALLVCGAVLLGIGELYGSPSFLTFILPMWVVAVGIVFTVSVTANGALAEFDDIAGSAVAFYFCVQSLIVSIVGTLAVALLNGDTAWPVICYATAMAVLVSLGLVLLRLRGAATEKSPVV, from the coding sequence ATGACCACCACACGCCCCGCGTGGGCCTATACGCTGCCGGCAGCACTGCTGCTGATGGCTCCTTTCGACATCCTCGCTTCACTGGCGATGGATATTTATCTCCCTGTCGTTCCAGCGATGCCCGGCATCCTGAACACGACGCCCGCTATGATCCAACTCACGTTGAGCCTCTATATGGTGATGCTCGGCGTGGGCCAGGTGATTTTTGGTCCGCTCTCAGACAGAATCGGGCGACGGCCAATTCTACTTGCGGGCGCAACGGCTTTCGTCATTGCGTCTCTGGGAGCAGCTTGGTCTTCAACTGCACCGGCCTTTGTCGCTTTCCGTCTACTTCAAGCAGTGGGCGCGTCGGCCATGCTGGTGGCGACGTTCGCGACGGTTCGCGACGTTTATGCCAACCGTCCTGAGGGTGTCGTCATCTACGGCCTTTTCAGTTCGATGCTGGCGTTCGTGCCTGCGCTCGGCCCTATCGCCGGAGCATTGATCGGCGAGTTCTTGGGATGGCAGGCGATATTCATTACTTTGGCTATACTGGCGATGCTCGCACTCCTAAATGCGGGTTTCAGGTGGCACGAAACCCGCCCTCTGGATCAAGTCAAGACGCGCCGATCTGTCTTGCCGATCTTCGCGAGTCCGGCTTTTTGGGTTTACACTGTCGGCTTTAGCGCCGGTATGGGCACCTTCTTCGTCTTCTTCTCGACGGCTCCCCGTGTGCTCATAGGCCAAGCGGAATATTCCGAGATCGGATTCAGCTTTGCCTTCGCCACTGTCGCGCTTGTAATGATCGTGACAACCCGTTTCGCGAAGTCCTTTGTCGCCAGATGGGGCATCGCAGGATGCGTGGCGCGTGGGATGGCGTTGCTTGTTTGCGGAGCGGTCCTGTTGGGGATCGGCGAACTTTACGGCTCGCCGTCATTCCTCACCTTCATCCTACCGATGTGGGTTGTCGCGGTCGGTATTGTCTTCACGGTGTCCGTTACCGCGAACGGCGCTTTGGCAGAGTTCGACGACATCGCGGGATCAGCGGTCGCGTTCTACTTCTGCGTTCAAAGCCTGATAGTCAGCATTGTCGGGACATTGGCGGTGGCACTTTTAAACGGTGACACAGCGTGGCCCGTGATCTGTTACGCCACGGCGATGGCGGTACTGGTTTCGTTGGGGCTGGTGCTCCTTCGGCTCCGTGGGGCTGCCACCGAGAAGTCGCCAGTCGTCTAA
- a CDS encoding ISNCY-like element ISAba32 family transposase, whose translation MLITMSDKEIQRLAVLQDVRDHRITQVRAAEILNLSTRQITRLLQKLNQDGVSGMAHASRGQPGHRRHDDLLKSKCLSIISEHLLGFGPTLAHEKLSSMFDLNIPVETLRRWMTANDLWIPRSKRLKRPYQPRYNRDCFGELIQIDGSYHDWFEGRAAKCCLLVYIDDATGKLLHLRFCEAETTFDYMLSTRAYIEQYGKPLAFYSDKHSVFRVNQKSSQDSQITQFGRILNELNIDIIFANSPQAKGRVERANRTLQDRLIKEMRLEGICSIAEANAWLPCFIEHFNQKFAKCARNSKNLHRPLTESHLELDDIFTWQEPRKVTKNLTLTYDKCIYLLEPTELNHKLVGQYISFLEYPDGTVALMHEGRKLNYSIFNKLAGLQQNEIVENKRLGTVLAHIQQQHEELEKQNKRSRLKKSMPSRKAQKAVIEQRKLNPVLDSCG comes from the coding sequence ATGCTGATCACTATGTCTGACAAAGAAATTCAACGTCTTGCTGTTCTGCAAGACGTTCGAGATCATCGTATTACACAAGTCCGTGCTGCTGAAATCCTTAATCTTTCAACCCGTCAAATTACCCGGTTATTACAGAAGCTCAATCAAGATGGTGTTTCAGGTATGGCGCATGCCAGTCGTGGTCAACCTGGCCATCGTCGCCATGATGATTTATTAAAATCAAAATGTCTTTCCATTATTTCTGAACATCTGCTGGGATTTGGACCTACCTTGGCCCATGAGAAGCTCAGCAGCATGTTTGACCTGAATATCCCGGTAGAAACGCTTCGGCGCTGGATGACTGCAAATGACCTCTGGATTCCACGATCCAAGCGCCTTAAACGTCCATATCAGCCACGTTATAACCGGGATTGCTTCGGTGAGCTAATCCAGATTGATGGCTCATATCATGACTGGTTCGAAGGACGCGCTGCTAAGTGCTGCTTGCTGGTTTATATCGATGATGCCACTGGAAAGCTGTTGCATCTGCGCTTCTGTGAGGCGGAAACGACCTTCGACTATATGCTTTCAACCCGAGCCTACATTGAACAATACGGTAAGCCTCTGGCCTTTTATAGCGATAAACATTCGGTCTTCCGAGTGAACCAGAAATCGAGCCAGGACAGCCAGATCACGCAATTTGGGCGGATTCTGAATGAGTTAAATATTGATATTATCTTCGCCAACTCACCCCAGGCCAAAGGCCGTGTGGAACGTGCCAATAGAACACTCCAGGATCGCCTGATCAAGGAAATGCGCCTAGAAGGTATCTGTTCAATTGCCGAGGCAAATGCCTGGCTGCCCTGCTTTATTGAGCATTTCAATCAGAAGTTTGCCAAGTGTGCGCGAAACTCAAAGAATTTACATCGGCCATTAACCGAATCTCATCTTGAACTGGATGATATTTTTACCTGGCAGGAACCGCGTAAGGTCACCAAGAATCTGACCCTGACCTATGACAAATGTATTTATCTGCTTGAACCGACAGAGCTGAATCATAAGCTTGTTGGGCAATATATTTCATTTCTGGAGTACCCAGATGGCACTGTGGCCCTCATGCACGAGGGACGAAAGCTCAACTACAGCATTTTCAATAAATTAGCTGGGCTACAGCAGAATGAGATCGTTGAGAATAAACGGTTAGGTACAGTTCTGGCACATATTCAGCAACAGCATGAAGAGTTGGAAAAACAGAATAAACGTTCCCGTCTCAAGAAAAGTATGCCGAGTCGTAAAGCTCAGAAAGCTGTTATTGAACAAAGAAAGTTAAATCCTGTGCTTGACTCTTGTGGTTAA
- the msr(E) gene encoding ABC-F type ribosomal protection protein Msr(E) — MSLIIKARNIRLDYAGRDVLDIDELEIHSYDRIGLVGDNGAGKSSLLKVLNGEIVLAEATLQRFGDFAHISQLGGIEIETVEDRAMLSRLGVSNVQNDTMSGGEETRAKIAAAFSQQVHGILADEPTSHLDLNGIDLLIGQLKAFDGALLVISHDRYFLDMVVDKIWELKDGKITEYWGGYSDYLRQKEEERQHQAVEYELMMKERERLESAVQEKRQQANRLDNKKKGEKSKNSTESAGRLGHAKMTGTKQRKLYQAAKSMEKRLAALEDIQAPEHLRSIRFRQSSALELHNKFPITADGLSLKFGSRTIFDDANFIIPLGAKVAITGSNGTGKTSLLKMISERADGLTISPKAEIGYFTQTGYKFNTHKSVLSFMQEECEYTVAEIRAVLASMGIGANDIQKNLSDLSGGEIIKLLLSKMLLGKYNILLMDEPGNYLDLKSIAALETMMKSYAGTIIFVSHDKQLVDNIADIIYEIKDHKIIKTFERDC; from the coding sequence ATGAGTTTAATTATTAAAGCGAGAAACATACGCTTGGATTATGCTGGGCGTGATGTTTTGGATATTGATGAATTGGAAATTCACTCTTATGACCGTATTGGTCTTGTGGGTGATAACGGAGCAGGAAAGAGTAGTTTACTCAAAGTACTTAATGGCGAAATTGTTTTAGCCGAAGCGACATTACAGCGTTTTGGTGATTTTGCACATATCAGCCAACTGGGCGGAATCGAAATAGAAACGGTCGAAGACCGGGCAATGTTATCTCGCCTTGGTGTTTCCAATGTACAAAACGACACAATGAGTGGCGGAGAGGAAACTCGTGCAAAAATTGCTGCCGCATTTTCCCAACAAGTACATGGCATTCTAGCGGATGAACCAACTAGCCACCTTGATCTCAATGGAATAGATCTACTTATTGGTCAACTTAAAGCATTTGATGGAGCATTACTTGTTATCAGTCATGACCGATATTTTCTTGATATGGTTGTAGACAAGATATGGGAGTTAAAAGACGGTAAAATTACGGAATATTGGGGTGGTTACTCGGATTACTTGCGTCAAAAAGAAGAAGAGCGACAACACCAAGCCGTAGAATATGAGCTGATGATGAAGGAACGGGAGCGATTAGAATCTGCTGTGCAAGAAAAACGCCAGCAAGCTAATCGATTAGACAATAAGAAAAAAGGAGAAAAATCCAAAAACTCTACCGAAAGTGCTGGACGACTTGGGCATGCAAAAATGACTGGCACCAAGCAAAGAAAACTGTATCAGGCAGCTAAGAGTATGGAAAAGCGTTTGGCTGCATTAGAAGATATTCAAGCACCAGAGCATTTGCGTTCTATTCGTTTTCGTCAAAGTTCAGCCCTAGAACTGCACAATAAGTTCCCGATTACGGCAGATGGTCTGAGCTTAAAATTTGGTAGCCGTACTATCTTTGATGACGCTAACTTTATAATACCGCTTGGCGCTAAAGTCGCTATAACTGGATCGAATGGAACAGGGAAAACGTCCTTGTTAAAAATGATATCAGAACGTGCTGATGGATTAACCATATCTCCAAAAGCTGAAATTGGCTACTTTACACAAACAGGATATAAATTTAACACGCATAAATCTGTGCTCTCCTTTATGCAGGAAGAGTGCGAGTACACAGTTGCGGAAATTCGTGCAGTATTGGCTTCAATGGGGATCGGAGCGAATGATATTCAAAAAAACTTATCCGACTTATCGGGAGGTGAAATCATCAAACTGCTTTTATCCAAAATGCTTTTAGGAAAATATAATATTTTGCTTATGGATGAACCAGGAAACTATCTTGACCTAAAAAGTATTGCCGCATTAGAAACAATGATGAAGTCCTATGCAGGAACTATTATCTTCGTATCTCATGACAAGCAATTGGTCGATAATATTGCTGACATTATCTACGAGATCAAAGACCACAAAATCATCAAGACTTTTGAGAGAGATTGTTAA